A single region of the Limimonas halophila genome encodes:
- the mutS gene encoding DNA mismatch repair protein MutS produces the protein MPDSAAASSNAQASNGQPPNGQSGAATPMMAQYNAIRAEHPECLLFYRLGDFYELFHDDARIAAEALDIALTKRGQQGESIPMAGVPVANAESYLARLIRQGHKVAICEQLEDPADAKKRAGSKAVVQRGVTRVVTPGTLTEDELLDARSHNHIAALSEVGRELALAWLDVSTGAFAVQGVSEGELATVLARVEPGELLLPEKLTQREGLFETFAEWKAALTPLPGTRFDSANARATLQETFGVASLDAYGQFSRAEVSACGTLVAYVAMTQKGSLPRLDPPRQVRPDAVMAVDAATRANLELTHGPDGSRAGSLLATIDRTVTGGGARLLADRLSAPLTDPDAIDRRLDAVSFLVTNTELREEVRARLRRCPDVERALSRLTVGRWGPRDLASIRDGLAQADALRGLLSGGAGTPAPPDLLAEAAGDLGAHDALVDKFTRALAADLPVSARDGGVLAQGYAPELDELRGLRDESRRHIANLQARYAQHTGIQALKVRHNHVLGYYVEVTPRQAENLPDDGTFIHRQTLASAVRYTTTELGELEQKLARAGEKALAMEQQLVHELVGEVTARAEAVAAAARALAELDVAAGLAELAVARNWSRPRITRDTRFVLRQGRHPVVERALDKADEGPFVANDCVLDDSRLWLLTGPNMAGKSTYLRQNALIAVLAQMGAYVPAERAEIGAVDRLFSRVGAADDLARGRSTFMVEMVETAAILNQAGPRSLVILDEIGRGTATFDGLSIAWACVEHLHEVNGCRGLFATHYHELTRLAARLDGLSCHTMRVKEWQGEVVFLHEVVPGAADRSYGIHVAKLAGLPRAAVERAETVLETLQTSDDQMSGLAALADDLPLFAAAGPEGEGASADQPAASSQPSAVEQRLAEINPDDLTPREALELVYALKGLADGS, from the coding sequence ATGCCGGACAGCGCCGCCGCCTCCTCGAACGCCCAGGCCTCGAACGGCCAGCCCCCCAACGGCCAGTCGGGGGCCGCCACCCCGATGATGGCGCAGTACAACGCCATCCGGGCCGAGCACCCGGAGTGCCTGCTGTTCTACCGCCTGGGGGACTTCTACGAGCTCTTCCACGACGACGCCAGGATCGCGGCCGAGGCGCTGGACATCGCGCTCACCAAGCGCGGCCAGCAGGGCGAGAGCATCCCCATGGCGGGCGTGCCCGTCGCCAACGCGGAATCCTACCTCGCCAGGCTCATCCGCCAGGGCCACAAGGTCGCCATCTGCGAGCAGCTGGAAGACCCGGCCGACGCCAAGAAGCGCGCGGGCAGCAAGGCGGTGGTCCAGCGCGGCGTCACGCGCGTGGTCACCCCCGGCACGCTGACCGAGGACGAGCTGCTGGACGCGCGCAGCCACAACCACATCGCCGCGCTCAGCGAGGTGGGGCGCGAGTTGGCGCTGGCGTGGCTGGACGTCTCCACGGGCGCGTTCGCGGTGCAGGGCGTGAGCGAAGGCGAGCTCGCCACCGTGCTGGCGCGCGTGGAACCGGGCGAGCTGTTGCTGCCGGAAAAGCTCACCCAGCGCGAGGGGCTGTTCGAGACCTTCGCCGAGTGGAAGGCGGCGCTCACCCCGCTGCCGGGCACGCGCTTCGACAGCGCCAACGCGCGGGCCACGCTTCAGGAAACCTTCGGCGTGGCGAGCCTGGACGCCTACGGTCAGTTTTCGCGCGCCGAAGTCTCGGCGTGCGGCACGCTCGTTGCCTACGTGGCGATGACGCAGAAGGGCAGCCTGCCCCGTCTCGACCCGCCGCGGCAGGTGCGCCCCGACGCCGTCATGGCCGTCGACGCCGCCACGCGCGCGAACCTGGAGCTGACCCACGGCCCCGACGGCAGCCGCGCGGGCAGCCTGCTCGCCACGATCGACCGCACCGTCACCGGCGGCGGCGCGCGCCTGCTCGCCGACCGGCTGAGCGCGCCGCTCACCGACCCGGACGCCATCGACCGCCGCCTGGACGCCGTGAGCTTCCTCGTGACCAACACCGAGCTGCGCGAGGAGGTGCGCGCGCGCCTGCGCCGCTGCCCGGACGTGGAGCGCGCGCTCTCCCGCCTGACTGTCGGGCGCTGGGGCCCGCGCGATCTGGCCTCCATCCGCGACGGCCTGGCCCAGGCGGACGCGCTGCGCGGGCTGTTGTCGGGCGGGGCGGGGACGCCCGCGCCGCCGGACCTGCTGGCCGAGGCGGCGGGGGACCTGGGCGCGCACGACGCCCTGGTGGACAAGTTCACGCGCGCGCTGGCGGCGGATCTGCCGGTCTCCGCGCGCGATGGCGGCGTGCTCGCCCAGGGCTACGCGCCCGAGCTGGACGAGCTGCGCGGCCTGCGCGACGAGAGCCGGCGCCACATCGCCAACCTTCAGGCCAGGTACGCGCAGCACACGGGCATCCAGGCGCTGAAGGTGCGCCACAACCACGTGCTCGGCTACTACGTCGAGGTCACGCCGCGCCAGGCGGAAAACCTGCCCGACGACGGCACCTTCATCCACCGCCAGACGCTGGCCAGCGCCGTGCGCTACACCACGACCGAGCTGGGCGAGCTGGAACAAAAGCTCGCGCGCGCGGGCGAAAAGGCGCTGGCGATGGAGCAGCAGCTCGTCCACGAGCTTGTGGGCGAGGTGACGGCGCGCGCCGAGGCCGTGGCCGCCGCCGCCCGCGCGCTGGCGGAGCTGGACGTCGCCGCCGGGCTGGCGGAGCTGGCGGTGGCGCGGAACTGGTCGCGCCCGCGGATCACGCGCGACACGCGCTTCGTGCTGCGCCAGGGCCGGCATCCCGTGGTGGAGCGCGCGCTGGACAAGGCGGACGAGGGCCCCTTCGTCGCCAACGACTGCGTGCTGGACGACAGCCGGCTGTGGCTGCTCACCGGCCCGAACATGGCGGGCAAGTCCACCTATCTGCGCCAGAACGCGTTGATCGCGGTGCTGGCGCAGATGGGCGCCTACGTCCCGGCCGAGCGCGCGGAGATCGGCGCGGTGGACCGGCTGTTCTCGCGCGTGGGCGCGGCGGACGACCTGGCCCGCGGGCGCTCCACCTTCATGGTGGAGATGGTGGAGACGGCCGCGATCCTGAACCAGGCGGGGCCGCGCTCGCTGGTGATCCTGGACGAGATCGGGCGCGGCACGGCCACGTTCGACGGGCTCTCGATCGCCTGGGCCTGCGTGGAGCACCTGCACGAGGTGAATGGGTGCCGCGGGCTGTTCGCCACGCACTACCACGAGCTGACGCGGCTGGCGGCGCGGCTGGACGGGCTGTCGTGCCACACGATGCGGGTGAAGGAGTGGCAGGGCGAGGTCGTCTTCCTGCACGAGGTGGTGCCGGGCGCGGCCGACCGCTCCTACGGCATCCACGTCGCCAAGCTGGCGGGCCTGCCGCGCGCCGCCGTGGAGCGGGCGGAGACGGTGCTGGAAACCCTGCAGACCAGCGACGACCAGATGAGCGGCCTCGCCGCGCTCGCCGACGACCTGCCCCTCTTCGCCGCCGCCGGACCGGAA
- a CDS encoding ATP-binding protein, which translates to MAQAHPYRVPLAVAVLSTPAALVLAVLVIAGALPAAHALGGMAVIVAGMTLLVVWHVTSVRAVTQYVERLRRNQDEARVPDPPAIRSPGLDPDLVSAIADSARERERRRAELRAAAERLQTVLAALPDPLLMLDARGRIAATNPAARQLFGDNLAGRTLPSVLRNPDLLSAVDAVLRDGEAGQNVEFNVHGSVERTFATRVEPLPSPGPDGSAAIVSLHDVTAIRRAERMRADFVANASHELRTPLSSLVGFVETLEGPARGDAEAMERFLPIMREQAERMSNLVEDLLSLSRIELDEHAVPETTAELGPLLGRVVEGLALKAQDKDMAIELSGADALPPVQGDSSQLTQVFQNLIDNALKYGRPGTSVAVRAETPDNGRAVGRHGQTRAVAVSVIDTGEGIPREHIPRLTERFYRVDKARSREMGGTGLGLAIVKHIVSRHRGRLEIASEEGRGSRFTVYLPRAEGAQTGRAAA; encoded by the coding sequence ATGGCGCAGGCCCATCCCTATCGAGTCCCGCTGGCGGTGGCGGTGCTGTCCACCCCCGCCGCCCTCGTCCTCGCCGTCCTGGTGATCGCGGGCGCGCTGCCGGCCGCGCACGCGCTGGGAGGCATGGCGGTCATCGTAGCGGGAATGACGCTGCTGGTGGTCTGGCACGTCACCTCGGTGCGCGCGGTGACGCAGTACGTCGAGCGCCTGCGCCGGAACCAGGACGAGGCGCGCGTGCCCGATCCGCCGGCCATCCGCTCGCCCGGCCTGGACCCGGACCTGGTGAGCGCCATCGCCGACAGCGCGCGCGAGCGCGAACGCCGCCGGGCGGAGCTGCGCGCGGCCGCCGAGCGGCTGCAGACCGTGCTCGCCGCCCTGCCCGACCCACTGCTGATGCTGGACGCGCGCGGGCGCATCGCCGCCACCAACCCGGCCGCGCGCCAGCTGTTCGGCGACAACCTCGCCGGGCGCACGCTGCCCAGCGTGCTGCGCAACCCCGACCTGTTGAGCGCCGTGGACGCCGTGCTGCGCGACGGCGAGGCGGGGCAGAACGTCGAATTCAACGTCCACGGCTCGGTCGAGCGCACCTTCGCCACGCGCGTGGAACCGCTGCCCTCACCCGGCCCCGACGGCAGCGCCGCCATCGTCTCGCTGCACGACGTCACCGCCATCCGCCGCGCCGAGCGCATGCGCGCCGATTTCGTCGCCAACGCCAGCCACGAGCTGCGCACGCCATTGTCCAGCCTCGTGGGCTTCGTGGAAACGCTGGAAGGCCCCGCGCGCGGCGACGCCGAGGCGATGGAGCGCTTCCTGCCCATCATGCGCGAGCAGGCGGAGCGCATGTCCAACCTCGTCGAGGACCTGCTCTCCCTCTCCCGCATCGAGCTGGACGAGCACGCCGTGCCCGAAACCACGGCGGAGCTGGGCCCGCTCCTGGGCCGCGTGGTCGAGGGGCTGGCGCTGAAGGCTCAGGACAAGGACATGGCCATCGAACTGTCGGGCGCGGACGCCCTGCCGCCCGTGCAAGGGGATTCGAGCCAGCTCACCCAGGTGTTCCAGAACCTGATCGACAACGCGCTCAAGTACGGCCGCCCGGGTACGAGCGTCGCGGTGCGCGCGGAAACGCCGGACAACGGCCGCGCTGTGGGCCGCCACGGGCAGACGCGCGCCGTGGCCGTCAGTGTGATCGACACCGGCGAGGGCATCCCGCGCGAGCACATCCCGCGCCTGACGGAGCGCTTCTACCGCGTGGACAAGGCGCGCTCGCGCGAAATGGGGGGCACCGGCCTGGGGCTGGCGATCGTCAAGCACATCGTCTCGCGCCACCGCGGGCGGCTGGAGATCGCCAGCGAGGAAGGCCGGGGCAGCCGCTTCACCGTCTACCTGCCCCGCGCCGAGGGGGCGCAGACGGGGCGCGCGGCGGCGTAA
- a CDS encoding substrate-binding domain-containing protein: MKHTLSVAAVAAVAVAGAQPAAAQARDQIQIVGSSTVFPFASAVVEKFGRTTEFNTPVIESTGSGGGLQLFCKGVGAQHPDITNASRRIKPSEVKKCMDNGVKKITEVKIGSDGIVFANHVDAPQADLTTKQIWLALAKKVPNGEGELVENPNETWSDIDSDLPDQKIEVMGPPPTSGTRDAWNELAMLDGCKHFDMIKSMSESKRHEVCFSYRADGAWIEAGENDNLIVQKLVSNKNRFGIFGFSFYDTNRNKIQAASINGAMPTVDNISEEKYPVSRSLWFYVKNAHVGVIPGIEEYVNLFMQDSSIGPNGFLIEKGLIPLPESKREKWAEKATSFEPLNPEDWLG, from the coding sequence ATGAAACACACGCTCAGCGTCGCCGCCGTGGCGGCTGTCGCGGTCGCCGGGGCGCAGCCCGCCGCGGCTCAGGCGCGCGACCAGATCCAGATCGTCGGCTCGTCGACCGTTTTCCCCTTCGCCAGCGCGGTGGTCGAGAAGTTCGGCCGGACCACCGAGTTCAACACCCCCGTCATCGAGTCCACGGGCTCCGGCGGCGGCCTTCAGCTCTTCTGCAAGGGCGTCGGCGCGCAGCATCCCGACATCACCAACGCCTCGCGGCGCATCAAGCCGTCCGAGGTGAAGAAGTGCATGGACAACGGCGTCAAGAAGATCACCGAGGTCAAGATCGGCTCGGACGGGATCGTCTTCGCCAACCACGTCGACGCGCCACAGGCCGACCTGACGACCAAGCAGATCTGGCTGGCCCTGGCGAAAAAGGTGCCGAACGGCGAGGGTGAGCTGGTCGAGAACCCGAACGAAACCTGGTCCGACATCGACTCCGACCTGCCGGATCAGAAGATCGAGGTGATGGGGCCGCCGCCGACCTCCGGCACGCGCGACGCCTGGAACGAGCTGGCGATGCTCGACGGCTGCAAGCACTTCGACATGATCAAGAGCATGTCGGAGAGCAAGCGGCACGAGGTGTGCTTCTCCTACCGCGCCGACGGTGCCTGGATCGAGGCCGGCGAGAACGACAACCTCATCGTCCAGAAGCTGGTTTCCAACAAGAACCGCTTCGGCATCTTCGGCTTCAGCTTCTACGACACCAACCGCAACAAGATCCAGGCGGCCTCCATCAACGGCGCCATGCCGACCGTCGACAACATCTCCGAGGAGAAGTACCCCGTCTCCCGGTCGCTGTGGTTCTACGTCAAGAACGCCCACGTCGGTGTCATCCCGGGCATCGAGGAGTACGTGAACCTGTTCATGCAGGACAGCTCCATCGGCCCGAACGGCTTCCTGATCGAGAAGGGCCTGATCCCGCTGCCGGAGAGCAAGCGCGAGAAGTGGGCCGAGAAGGCCACCAGCTTCGAGCCGCTCAACCCCGAGGACTGGCTCGGCTAA
- the pstC gene encoding phosphate ABC transporter permease subunit PstC: MLTWIYLITLMALILFGYWLGQRRAVRASGGRPVHLHSLPSYYGLYVALWAGLPSAALAIAWIIAEPHIAEWAMLQQLPAEKRNMTGEDLQFLVIAIKKVAAGYEVIREVTPAMKDAAAAYNRVNEMGQIIALAAAIGLAVVGLGVGHRFVTPHLPARNRVERVITLVMIAASTIAILTTAGIVLSLLFEAVRFFGRVSPLEFFTALSWNPQTAIREGQVAAEGSFGFVPLFAGTMLITVVAMLVATPIGLFSAVYLSDYAPKRMRALVKPIMEVLAGVPTVVYGFFAALTVAPLVRDTAADIGLNASSESALAAGLVMGIMIIPFVSSLSDDVMNAVPQALRDGAYAMGATQAETIKQVVFPAALPGIVGALLLAISRAIGETMIVVMAAGLAANLTANPLNAVTTVTVQIVALLTGDQAFDSAKTLSAFALGITLFAVTLLLNVIALNVVRRYREKYE, from the coding sequence ATGCTAACGTGGATCTACCTCATCACCCTGATGGCGCTGATCCTCTTCGGCTACTGGCTGGGCCAGCGCCGCGCTGTCCGGGCCAGCGGCGGCCGTCCCGTCCACCTGCATTCCCTGCCGAGCTACTACGGCCTCTACGTCGCGCTCTGGGCGGGCCTGCCGAGCGCCGCGCTGGCGATCGCCTGGATAATCGCCGAGCCGCACATCGCCGAGTGGGCGATGCTGCAGCAGCTTCCCGCCGAGAAGCGCAACATGACGGGCGAGGATCTTCAGTTCCTCGTCATCGCCATCAAGAAGGTCGCCGCCGGCTACGAGGTGATCCGCGAGGTCACGCCGGCGATGAAGGACGCCGCCGCGGCCTACAACCGCGTCAACGAGATGGGGCAGATCATCGCCCTGGCGGCCGCCATCGGGCTGGCCGTCGTCGGACTTGGCGTGGGGCATCGCTTCGTCACCCCGCACCTGCCCGCCCGCAACCGCGTGGAGCGCGTCATCACCCTGGTGATGATCGCCGCCTCCACGATCGCGATCCTGACCACCGCGGGCATCGTGCTCTCGCTGCTGTTCGAGGCGGTGCGCTTCTTCGGCCGCGTCTCGCCTCTCGAGTTCTTCACCGCGCTGAGCTGGAACCCGCAGACCGCCATTCGCGAGGGCCAGGTCGCCGCCGAGGGGTCGTTCGGCTTCGTGCCGCTGTTCGCGGGCACGATGCTGATCACCGTGGTGGCGATGCTGGTGGCCACGCCCATCGGGCTGTTCTCGGCCGTCTATTTGTCGGACTACGCACCCAAGCGCATGCGCGCGCTGGTGAAGCCCATCATGGAGGTGCTGGCGGGCGTGCCCACCGTGGTCTACGGCTTCTTCGCCGCGCTGACGGTGGCGCCGCTGGTGCGCGACACGGCCGCCGACATCGGCCTCAACGCCTCCTCGGAATCCGCGCTGGCCGCCGGGCTGGTGATGGGGATCATGATCATCCCCTTCGTGTCCTCGCTCTCGGACGACGTGATGAACGCCGTGCCGCAAGCGCTGCGCGACGGCGCCTACGCGATGGGGGCCACGCAGGCGGAGACCATCAAGCAGGTGGTCTTCCCCGCCGCTCTGCCCGGCATCGTGGGCGCACTGCTGCTGGCGATCTCGCGCGCCATCGGCGAGACGATGATCGTCGTCATGGCCGCCGGGCTCGCCGCCAACCTGACCGCCAACCCGCTCAACGCCGTCACCACGGTCACCGTGCAGATTGTGGCGCTCCTGACCGGCGACCAGGCTTTCGACAGCGCCAAGACGCTTTCCGCCTTCGCGCTCGGCATCACGCTGTTCGCCGTGACCTTGCTGCTGAACGTGATCGCGCTCAACGTGGTCCGGAGGTACCGCGAGAAATATGAGTAA
- the pstA gene encoding phosphate ABC transporter permease PstA has product MSNAVSSAEPAAGTTSANGPDLSAARLRKRYAAEKRFRLYGITAVLIAVAMLAVLLGDIVLKGYSAFWQTHIQLDVTFTESVVDPEGTRDPEQIKRANYNQLVYDSLFASFPQLDNERQREDLRRIPSGQAGSQLRSMVVNNPDLVGTTQQVWVKTDDLVDMLHKGYVDMDAPDERRMVDARLIEVYEELAEAGRVESQFNVGFFTGGDSREPEMAGILGATVGSFLTLAVTLVLSFPIAVLAAVYLEEFAPKNKFTDFIEININNLAAVPSIVFGLLGLAVFINFFGLPRSAPLVGGMVLTLMTLPTIIISSRSALKAVPPSIREGALAVGASRIQTITHHVLPLAMPGMLTGTIIGMAQALGETAPLLLIGMVAFITGTPSGFTDASTVLPVQVFLWASSPERAFIEKTSAAIMVLLAFLIVMNLTAVILRKRFERRW; this is encoded by the coding sequence ATGAGTAACGCTGTGTCGAGCGCCGAGCCCGCCGCCGGGACAACGAGCGCCAACGGGCCAGACCTGTCCGCGGCGCGGCTGCGCAAGCGCTATGCCGCCGAAAAGCGCTTCCGCCTCTACGGCATCACGGCCGTGCTGATCGCGGTGGCGATGCTCGCGGTGCTGCTCGGCGACATCGTGCTCAAAGGCTATTCGGCGTTCTGGCAGACCCATATCCAGCTGGACGTCACCTTCACGGAATCCGTCGTCGATCCCGAGGGCACGCGCGATCCCGAGCAGATCAAGCGCGCCAACTACAACCAGCTGGTCTACGATTCGCTCTTCGCCAGCTTCCCGCAGCTCGACAACGAGCGCCAGCGCGAGGACCTGCGCCGCATCCCCAGCGGCCAGGCGGGCAGCCAGTTGCGCAGCATGGTGGTCAACAACCCGGATCTCGTGGGCACGACCCAGCAGGTGTGGGTGAAGACCGACGATCTGGTGGACATGCTCCACAAGGGCTACGTCGACATGGACGCGCCGGACGAGCGCCGCATGGTCGATGCGCGCCTGATCGAGGTCTACGAGGAGCTGGCCGAAGCGGGGCGCGTGGAATCCCAGTTCAACGTCGGCTTCTTCACCGGCGGCGACAGCCGCGAGCCCGAAATGGCCGGCATCCTGGGCGCGACCGTGGGCTCCTTCCTCACGCTGGCGGTGACGCTGGTGCTGAGCTTCCCCATCGCTGTGCTGGCCGCCGTCTACCTGGAAGAGTTCGCGCCCAAGAACAAGTTCACCGACTTTATCGAAATCAACATCAACAACCTGGCGGCCGTGCCCTCGATCGTCTTCGGCCTGCTGGGGCTGGCGGTGTTCATCAACTTCTTCGGCCTGCCGCGCTCCGCGCCGCTGGTGGGCGGCATGGTGCTCACGCTGATGACGCTGCCGACGATCATCATCTCCTCGCGCTCGGCGCTGAAGGCGGTGCCGCCGTCGATCCGCGAGGGCGCGCTGGCGGTGGGCGCCTCGCGCATCCAGACGATCACGCACCACGTGCTGCCGCTGGCGATGCCGGGCATGCTGACGGGCACGATCATCGGCATGGCGCAGGCGCTGGGCGAGACGGCGCCGCTGCTGCTGATCGGCATGGTGGCCTTCATCACGGGCACGCCGTCCGGCTTCACCGACGCCTCCACGGTGCTGCCCGTGCAGGTCTTCCTGTGGGCGAGCAGCCCGGAGCGGGCCTTCATCGAGAAGACCTCCGCGGCGATCATGGTGCTGCTGGCCTTCCTGATCGTCATGAACCTGACCGCCGTGATCCTGCGCAAGCGCTTCGAGCGCCGCTGGTAA